The segment ACGTGTTTGGTCAACCAATGGAAAAAACAGGAAAGGACCAgttcttttatcattatttttaaattcagtttggtGTAGCTAGTGATCCAGAAATGACATGCTTCGCTTTTAAATCAGCTTTTTATAAAGaccacaaaaatataatttatttctagtATAAAATTCTACACACTGTCAATATTGAGTCCTGCATCACTGGATCTATTGCTtcaataaatgtactgtatatacgaTTTGATCTCCTTGTCCTGTGATGAACATTGTGGTATGTCAGCTTTATTCCTCTGTTGAGAAGATAAAAAAACTGTTTCCAAGATAACTGCAGATTCAGTTGACTTTTTGTTTCCTCACAAGGTCACAGGAGCATAGGTCACATTTAAGGTCACATGTGAAACCTTGCAGCGGAAAGTTATTTAAATATCCAATTGGAACTTTctaaatctaaagaacctttttccactatgaagaaccttttgtgcattgaaatgttccatggatgttcaaggttcttcatggaatcaTTGATTCCAACAAAGAACCTTTAGTTTTGAAAGGTTGACCAATGGTGGGAATTCAAAAGCAGCCTTACTAAAATAAAGACCTTTGTTGGTCTAAACTGAACTAAGTTGTTTTTTCTCACAAATGtagctttttttaataatttgagtCAAAGACCTTCAATGCTCATTAGGAACCCAAAGGAACCTACAAGATCCATTTGGTGTGTGAGAAGTGAAAGCTTTTCCACTTGGGTAAACCTTGGTCTTTACTGTACTGTGGTCCCTGATTGCAGTCGTAAAGCACAGTTTTCCATCATCTCCACTCATGTTAAGATCAGATATGACAGATGGGGTTTGTGTTACCACTCGAAGCCCATGGAAGGGCCCAAATATGTTCACCTTTTGAGCGATCAAGCCTCTGGAGGACATCTCAAGGATTTGATTCTGGGTCAGGCGTGAATCTTCTCTTATTTGCGGTGGAGCCTGTTCATCCTGGTCCAGCTGGGCCTTCAGATGTTCCAAGTCTACTTGTACAAGTTCATTTTCAAGCCTGGGCTGCTTGGAACTGGACGGACAGTTCAAGATGTTGTCTTCAACATCTTCGCAGAGAAGGTCATTCCAGCTGGACCACAGCTGCCTCTTGACCCCTGATGCTGGGCTTTGTTTGTCAGTGGTGCTGGAGTTAGTGAAAGCTGAGGATGATGGATCTGATGGCTCTTCTTCTGTCAGCAGAGAGATCCAGGAGTGTTCAGAAGAATGATCCTCTGTTGGCCTCACAGGAGTGCAGTGTGATACTGAGTCTCTCTGGAATGATGTCAGGGCCTAGTAGACAGGAAGTGGAATTGACAAATGGTCATTCGAGGGTGTGACACTGATAATGTGGAGGTCTTGGTGCCTTCTGGCTGCTGAAGTTTCACAGATATATGTGTAATGTAATATCACAGTTTATAAAACAGATGACTTTTGAATGGTCAGTTCAGCACTGGTCACAATTATAATATCAAAGACATGCGAAACCTGCAAATAATTCCCATTTCATCCATAAACTGTTCAATATATAcgaatataaaaattatttaatcatatatttaataaaaatatgttatgaaatACTGTTCACAATGCATTTTACTTCAAAATATGGCTTATTTCAGGGTGAAACAGGAAATTCATTTAGAAAATAGTTGGGAATGGATAGAAATGGTGAAAGTGGGTGTAACTGTAATGGGACAAAGACAAACCTTTCTTCATTGGAATAACATGCACAggtgaaaagtgaaaagtgaaataacttttgaattcatttttgaTTTTATGCTGCATTTTTGCTGAATATATGTTGTGATTTCAAggcctggaattttttttttcataatcactgCTATCTATGAAAGCATTTTCctgtgattaataataataataataataaaaagtaattggaactttttatctcacaattgacTTTATTTCAACAATCCTGATTTAATATCTctcaattattttttatcaaatataagcTCACAATAAGAAAACGTCAGAACGTAATTTGTgagatatacatttataattgcaGGATATAAACTAGCAATTATAAgaattcagaaatgtgagataaaaagtcaaaattacctCGATATGATTTTTCCCTccgaattaaattaaaatttaattaaaagtttatATCTGAGAAGAAAGTCAGAAGTCTAAAATATAAACTCATGCAATTCTGAGATTGTTGcgttttttacttattttctcagatgaaaatttttattaatatttatgattaatttcattcatattttattcattaatggggaagttatatttttttattaatattcacatAATTGCACGCaagatataaacacagaattcAGACTTTTCGTGGAATCTTGCAATACCAAATAACAaattcacaattgtgagataataatgtcacaataagctttttctatattttattcatggctaaaacaaaccaaaaaaaaaaaaaaagtcataattactaaatgtaaatttgGAATTGTAAGAAGTTTTTAtgagtttatgtatatatatatatatatatatatatatatatatatatatatatatatatatatatatatatatatatatttatatataaaaagtcagAAGTATAAGATATAAATATCACAAACTCTGACTTTTCTCTCAGATAGACATTTGCAAAAAAAGGTCAATATTGCGAGATATTAACTAAGACTTCCTTGTTGAATCTCATTATACTGAATTCTTAATTGCTACTTTTTTTTATCtgagaaaaatgtaataattacaaGATTAAATTTAGAATTGCAAAactaaagtcagaattgtgagataaaaaactGGCAACTGTACACTGTAATTGTAAGGAATTCTAATGTACTGTATTGTCTTGATTATTTTCAAGAAAAAATCCTTTACATCTATTATTGTGGCATAGTTTTCAGTCTGTTTAGCCAGATTTCTCAGCTGGGCATTTGTCTCCTTTAGGGCAGATATTTCCTCTTGCTTTCTCCTGAGTGTGGCATGaagctgcagagagagagagagagacaaatgaTTATTACTCACTAACACACTTAGTCAAGTATGCAAGCACTGGCATGGAGACATGAGATAATGTGATTCATGATGATCTAGTCAAACATGTGCCCTCAAAACAGAATGAGCTCATTCACAGTCATTCAGCTCGCAAACCTGAACAAGTGCAGAATCATGCTTATGCATTTTCATAAGAAACCATTGATGGCATCAGATGACATGCCGCAGAATCTGAATAGATTGCTcagttatttaaattacaaatatacgGTCGCACTGACAAACTGTGGTCTGAACAACACTTGCTGAGGCAAGATAATAATTTCTGAGTCACTAAgcaatataacaaacaaaaagagaagtGGTCGACAATTatgtcacataggacatttttaTGTAGAAATCAGCAGCTGCAGTGTGCGAATGTTTTTCCAGTtctctaaaatgtttttaacttgtTTAATCCCACAGGTTACATCTGTGAACGAGACCTGGATCTTATGAGTTTGTAGTGAAGTCTCTTTGAAAAAATGGTCTTTgttacattaaatgaaaaaaatatttatttgggtATTGTTGAGAAAGTGAGCATGTTCTGATTCTGTAGTTTCCCGCTGGTGACCAATAATAAACCACACTTTAACTtcttaaaaactattttagaGAAGCCAAGACGTTTCGTTTTCAGATGTTTCACTGGCCAGTCCAAGGagtaaaataaatgcagtcactTATCTGAGGATGATTTGGGAATACATGAGATTATACTGAAGTGGGGTATTTTGGCTGATTCTTGGACTAGGGGCAATTTTGACTTCAAAAATGGACACGAGAAACCAAATTTCCCTTGATGTTTTCACTAGAAGAGGTCTTTGTATTCTTAATACATCCTGCAAGTTTTATAACTTAAAATGCCCTCATCatcaattaaaaagcatttatgtaATGGTCGTCAGAAAACTGTTGTTTGCATAAACTGCCTCCAGAGCAACACATCAACAGATCTTCTCAGCATAGGCCCTTGAGCATGCTAAATATGAGTGTTGTATCGTGTCAAAAGCAAATAGAAATTACAGTCACTGCTGCTACAGATGCGTGTTTCCTTTGACACAGTCCACACGCTTGAGTCTGTTGTCAGTAGGACAAATAAAGTGAAAGAACATTCGCTTTGATGCACTTGGTTAAAACAGCTCGTTCACGTCTTCATACAGATCTCAGAAGGATCCCAGCATGAGCGGATCGTGTCTGAGGATTGATCaaagtattttgttttgtaaacgaGGCACTGTGTCATAAAACGttcacaaagaaacatttgtGGAAAGCTGAAGCGGTACTAGACCTGACTGCTGCTGCATCACAAACCGTAAGTAAATGATTTCATAACGCTTTTTTTTGGAAATGACGGTTTTATTTTGATCAGGTTGTCAAAACACTCATGCAGTGGTGAGGAGACGTTGAGACTCTTTCCTTTGTGATAAAgtcagccaatcataacagttgCTGATTACTGAGAAGCCTTAAAGGACCACCCCTTAAAAACAGCCTGTTTCTGAGAGGTTCAGAATGAGGGTTGAAAATAATcattttaccaatattttgttttgtttttgtgtgtgtaaaaaaacttaattaacaTCATAAGTACACCtcaagtaaaattttaaaatgattttttttaaaaagtgtcatGGCCCCTTTAAATCTATGTTCATCTACATCTATCACCTGTCTTGGATTAAAGTGGATCAAGGCTTGAACAACTTTCAGTCTCCAAAGGTTGGGTAAACCTGGGAAACTTGGCCCAACAGGTCATCTCAGTCAATGAATTTATGGTAAAAACAGAACTGAACTGCTTCTGGATTAAACCCACCTGTCTATTCAGCTCTGTGTGGTCTTCATATGTCCTTAAATGTCTATCAGTGGACTGACACTCATCTGTGGAttagatacaaaataaaaattacactGATTTCAGCCCActgcaataatatatatactaaaaagaatactgtttttctttttatacaaaaataaataacaataattcacaggctataaataacaataataaaacatattacaatGCTAACGTCACTCAAACGTAATGATAGTAACAACAcagttttcatattttgtatcttaatctacattttcattttctcagGTTCAGAAACCACATCTCACCTGAGTCAAAGTCCAGCAGATCTGCAGCCGATGATTGGTTGGCTGATAGCGCTGCACGCTCCTGCTGAGAGAAAGTAATTGTTTAATGTTATTAAATGACCCCCATCCAAATTCCTATGAGTTTTTCATTAATTGTACTGTAGCAGCACTACCGTGAGATAAGGCGCATGAGGATAGCAGCAGCTCTGCATGCTGGAGTGATGATCCTCTGTTGATGTGACCGTTGTCGTCAGGTGCGTCACGTGTGTGGCGACGCGTGCCTCGAGTCCGCGCGCTTCAGAGCGCCACTTCAAGTAACGGAATCCTCGACGTCAGGATAAAGAATCTGCAGTTTTTGTTTGGAGAACAACTACGCGTTCTTACAGCATTCGTACAATGTCAGAAGAGAATAAAGTTTTAAGATGTACAATTCTTTaaatattcctgctgtctgtaAAATTTTacagaaaagtttttttaaaagtgtttggccttttaattctattctatcctattctattctattctattctattaaatAATATAGCCTATACAGCCAGACGCCACtagtgtgataaaataaaaatg is part of the Carassius auratus strain Wakin chromosome 10, ASM336829v1, whole genome shotgun sequence genome and harbors:
- the mcidas gene encoding multicilin; amino-acid sequence: MQSCCYPHAPYLTQERAALSANQSSAADLLDFDSDECQSTDRHLRTYEDHTELNRQLHATLRRKQEEISALKETNAQLRNLAKQTENYATIIDALTSFQRDSVSHCTPVRPTEDHSSEHSWISLLTEEEPSDPSSSAFTNSSTTDKQSPASGVKRQLWSSWNDLLCEDVEDNILNCPSSSKQPRLENELVQVDLEHLKAQLDQDEQAPPQIREDSRLTQNQILEMSSRGLIAQKVNIFGPFHGLRVVTQTPSVISDLNMSGDDGKLCFTTAIRDHSTVKTKVYPSGKAFTSHTPNGSCRFLWVPNEH